Proteins from one Terriglobales bacterium genomic window:
- a CDS encoding ATP-binding protein codes for MSSPAPDFNLDQARFPAQREFALAADPEAVGAAVDAMMAFMDASGISLQKQAEIALAVTEAVVNAVVHGSGADRGKTVRCIVGCDASGGVLIAVRDSGPGYDPASIADPLSREGLQRDHGRGLHLIRQLMDEVTFAHNGAEIRMWKK; via the coding sequence ATGAGCAGCCCGGCACCAGACTTCAACCTCGACCAGGCGCGCTTTCCGGCGCAGCGTGAATTCGCCCTGGCCGCCGACCCGGAAGCCGTCGGCGCCGCCGTGGACGCCATGATGGCGTTCATGGACGCCTCCGGAATCTCGCTTCAGAAGCAGGCCGAGATCGCACTGGCGGTCACCGAAGCCGTGGTCAATGCTGTCGTGCACGGCTCAGGGGCCGATCGCGGCAAGACCGTGCGCTGCATCGTAGGCTGCGACGCCTCGGGCGGCGTGCTCATCGCCGTGCGCGACTCCGGCCCCGGCTACGACCCCGCCAGCATCGCCGATCCGCTTTCCCGCGAAGGCTTGCAGCGCGACCACGGTCGCGGCCTTCACCTCATCCGCCAGCTCATGGACGAGGTCACCTTCGCGCACAACGGCGCTGAAATAAGGATGTGGAAGAAGTAA
- a CDS encoding TolC family protein produces MNAKAPSAVLAAVAVVLTATAAGQRSSDEHAGGVQLPSAPTLNLNLNASQNPFQGSVPTGKASGEVMPLSLKEAIDRGIRQNLGLLFASQSMVNARGEVWRKLSELLPQLNVTTAESVNQINLQALGFNPANFPGLNPIVGPFNYFDVRANLSEDLALKSFHNWRAAGHSQRAAELSFRDARELVVLAVGATYLQALADGARIDTARAQVQTAQSLYDRAVDQQRAGLSPAIDVLRARVELQSLQQQLIVAENTFAKQKLALARTIGLPAGQQFGLTEKAPYTPLTDITLESALSRAYSTRQDFQSAAALLRSAEWARRGASAEYLPSISIDADYGDIGVTPGNSHGTFHVTGTLKVPIFQGGKVHGDVLQADSLLQRRRSELEDLRGRIDFEVRTAFLDLKAASDQVEVARSSVDLATQALAQAQDRFAAGVTNNIEVIQAQQSLAAANESYISSVYAHNVAKLSLARAVGIAEQGVRQYLGK; encoded by the coding sequence TTGAACGCGAAAGCGCCAAGCGCTGTGCTGGCCGCAGTGGCCGTCGTGCTGACAGCGACGGCCGCCGGCCAAAGGAGCAGTGACGAGCACGCCGGGGGCGTGCAGCTGCCCTCCGCGCCCACACTGAACCTGAACCTCAACGCCAGCCAGAACCCGTTTCAGGGCAGCGTGCCCACCGGAAAGGCCAGCGGTGAAGTGATGCCGTTGTCCCTGAAGGAGGCGATCGATCGGGGAATCCGCCAGAACCTCGGGCTGCTGTTCGCTTCGCAGTCCATGGTGAACGCACGCGGCGAGGTATGGCGAAAACTTTCGGAGCTGCTGCCGCAGCTCAATGTGACAACCGCCGAAAGCGTGAATCAGATCAACCTGCAAGCCCTGGGTTTTAACCCGGCGAATTTTCCCGGCCTCAACCCGATCGTTGGGCCGTTCAACTACTTCGACGTGCGCGCCAACCTCTCGGAGGACCTAGCGCTGAAATCGTTTCACAACTGGCGTGCCGCCGGTCACAGCCAGAGAGCGGCGGAGCTTTCCTTCCGCGACGCGCGCGAGCTGGTGGTGCTGGCCGTGGGGGCCACGTACCTGCAGGCGCTGGCTGACGGCGCGCGCATTGACACTGCGCGGGCGCAGGTGCAGACCGCACAGAGCCTCTACGACCGCGCGGTTGACCAGCAGCGGGCGGGCCTGTCGCCCGCGATTGACGTGCTGCGGGCGCGGGTGGAGCTGCAAAGCCTGCAACAGCAGCTGATCGTAGCGGAAAACACGTTTGCCAAGCAGAAGCTGGCGCTGGCGCGCACCATCGGCCTGCCCGCCGGACAGCAGTTCGGCCTGACCGAGAAGGCGCCATACACGCCGCTGACCGACATCACGCTGGAAAGCGCGTTGTCTCGTGCTTATTCCACACGTCAGGATTTTCAGAGCGCCGCGGCGCTGCTGCGCTCGGCCGAGTGGGCCCGACGGGGCGCTTCGGCCGAATATCTTCCCTCGATCTCGATCGATGCGGATTACGGCGACATTGGCGTCACGCCCGGCAACTCGCACGGCACCTTCCACGTGACCGGCACGCTCAAGGTGCCGATCTTTCAGGGCGGCAAGGTGCACGGCGACGTGCTGCAGGCCGATTCACTGCTGCAGCGACGCCGGTCGGAGCTGGAAGACCTGCGCGGCCGCATCGATTTCGAGGTGCGCACCGCATTCCTTGATCTGAAAGCCGCATCCGACCAGGTGGAGGTCGCACGCAGTTCGGTGGACCTGGCGACCCAGGCGCTCGCCCAGGCGCAGGACCGCTTCGCGGCGGGCGTGACCAACAACATTGAGGTCATTCAGGCGCAGCAGTCGCTCGCGGCGGCCAACGAGTCGTACATCAGCAGTGTGTACGCGCACAATGTGGCCAAGCTCTCGCTGGCGCGCGCGGTGGGCATCGCCGAGCAGGGCGTACGCCAATATCTTGGAAAGTAA
- the dps gene encoding DNA starvation/stationary phase protection protein Dps codes for MPPATAVATFPTSIDIPEKNRERIIGLLNARLADATDLKTQTKHAHWNVKGENFYQLHLLFDEVAGHLEEHTDLLAERATALGGTALGTARNAAAASTLPEYPQEAVDGPEHVRALAARLAQLAATVRDAINKSAEWGDPSTADVFTEISRSLDKDLWFLEAHLQGRR; via the coding sequence ATGCCGCCAGCGACTGCCGTTGCGACTTTTCCCACCAGCATTGATATCCCGGAAAAGAACCGGGAGCGCATCATCGGGCTGCTCAACGCGCGCCTGGCCGATGCCACCGACCTGAAGACGCAGACCAAGCACGCGCACTGGAACGTCAAGGGAGAGAACTTCTACCAGCTGCACCTGCTGTTCGACGAAGTTGCCGGACATCTGGAGGAGCACACCGACCTGCTGGCTGAGCGCGCCACCGCGCTGGGAGGAACGGCGCTGGGGACGGCGCGCAACGCGGCCGCCGCGTCGACGCTGCCCGAGTATCCGCAGGAGGCCGTGGATGGGCCAGAGCATGTGCGCGCGCTGGCGGCGCGATTGGCGCAACTGGCGGCGACCGTGCGCGACGCGATCAACAAGTCCGCCGAGTGGGGCGACCCATCCACCGCCGACGTGTTCACCGAAATTTCGCGCTCGCTCGACAAGGACCTCTGGTTCCTGGAGGCGCATCTGCAGGGCCGCCGCTGA
- a CDS encoding HlyD family secretion protein gives MANPVEVEPKQEMPEREAAPAAEPGERITLSDRRRSFFQKHPAMRVVTPLALILVVAGTVLLWRYFASYESTDDAQVDGHLNTISPRVGGYVIKVNVDDNQYVEAGTLLVQIDPRDYQVAVDRARAELADAEAAARAAHVNVPITSVSTSSGLSAAEADVLNAQAGVAWAEGQQQAATATLRQAEANNARAQDDVKRYRALVEKQEISQQQYDQAATTAAATAAAVDAARALAASAQQTVAQARSKTIQAEANLRAAKTAPQQVSATQAKAESAIAAVQRRRAELAQAELNLQYTTVRAPVNGVVGRKNVELGENVQPGQALMDVIPLDDVWVTANFKETQLKNMRSGQRASIKVDANGREYKGHVLSIAGASGARFSLLPPENATGNYVKVVQRIPVKITLDPGENSDHQLRPGMSVIPKVKVQ, from the coding sequence ATGGCGAATCCAGTGGAAGTCGAACCGAAGCAGGAAATGCCGGAGCGTGAAGCTGCGCCGGCGGCGGAGCCAGGCGAGCGCATCACCCTGAGCGATCGCCGGCGGTCGTTTTTTCAGAAGCACCCGGCGATGCGGGTGGTGACGCCGCTGGCGCTCATCCTCGTAGTCGCGGGCACGGTGCTGCTGTGGCGCTACTTTGCGTCGTACGAGTCAACGGACGACGCGCAGGTGGACGGCCACCTGAACACCATCAGCCCGCGCGTGGGCGGCTACGTGATCAAGGTGAACGTGGACGACAACCAGTACGTGGAGGCGGGAACGCTGCTGGTGCAGATCGACCCGCGCGACTACCAGGTGGCGGTGGACCGGGCGCGCGCCGAGCTGGCCGATGCCGAAGCCGCAGCACGGGCCGCGCACGTGAACGTGCCGATCACTTCGGTCAGCACGAGCAGCGGGTTGAGCGCTGCGGAGGCAGACGTGCTGAACGCACAGGCCGGGGTTGCGTGGGCGGAGGGGCAGCAGCAGGCGGCGACCGCCACGCTTCGCCAGGCGGAAGCGAACAACGCGAGGGCGCAGGACGACGTGAAGCGCTACCGTGCGCTAGTGGAAAAGCAGGAGATTTCGCAGCAACAGTACGACCAGGCTGCGACCACCGCGGCGGCAACCGCGGCGGCGGTGGATGCGGCGCGCGCCCTGGCCGCCTCAGCGCAGCAGACAGTGGCGCAGGCACGCAGCAAGACGATCCAGGCGGAGGCGAACCTGCGCGCAGCCAAGACGGCGCCGCAGCAGGTTTCGGCGACACAGGCGAAGGCCGAGTCAGCGATCGCCGCGGTGCAGCGGCGGCGCGCCGAGCTGGCGCAGGCAGAGCTGAACCTGCAATACACCACGGTGCGCGCACCCGTGAACGGCGTGGTGGGGCGCAAGAACGTGGAGCTGGGAGAAAACGTCCAGCCCGGGCAGGCGCTGATGGACGTGATCCCGCTCGACGACGTCTGGGTGACGGCGAACTTCAAAGAGACGCAGCTAAAGAACATGCGCAGCGGGCAGCGGGCGAGCATCAAGGTTGACGCCAACGGCCGCGAGTACAAAGGGCATGTGCTCAGCATCGCAGGCGCCAGCGGCGCCAGGTTCAGCCTGCTGCCGCCGGAGAACGCCACCGGAAACTACGTGAAGGTGGTGCAGCGCATTCCGGTGAAGATCACGCTCGATCCGGGGGAAAACAGCGACCACCAGCTGCGGCCCGGCATGTCGGTGATCCCCAAGGTGAAGGTACAGTGA